From Paenibacillus physcomitrellae, the proteins below share one genomic window:
- a CDS encoding aldo/keto reductase: MAIAWTIANGALPIPGTKRIKYLEENAAAADILLTKEDLERIDQVSPKNVVHGTRYMKEQMTLLGG; encoded by the coding sequence TTGGCCATTGCCTGGACGATTGCCAACGGAGCGCTGCCTATCCCGGGTACGAAGCGTATCAAGTACCTGGAGGAAAATGCAGCCGCGGCTGATATCCTTCTCACGAAGGAGGACCTCGAACGAATCGATCAGGTCAGCCCCAAGAATGTCGTACACGGCACGCGTTATATGAAAGAACAGATGACGCTGCTGGGCGGCTAG